The segment TCACACCCAACATCTTCCTTCTCTTCAACCCCAACAAAATTACCCTTAACAATATCATCCTCATATGTGGGACCCACCATTTGAATTTGATCAACAAACTCTTGAAGAAAAATGACCCTTTTAATCAACGACTTTCTAAACTCCCTAAGAGCATAACATTGAAAAACTCTAACACAATCCAACTTAAGAAGCAAGTTCATGATTGTTTCACCTATTCTCAACCTCTCCTTTTGGTCCTTCTTCAACAACTTCAAAGTTTCTTCGCCATTAACGTTAATCTCAATCTCCTCCAACTCCACCTTCATCTTCAACATCTTCTTCACGCTCTTTCTCACAAGAAACCCTCTTGCAACCCTCTGAATATTAGTTGCCGAATTGGTTCTGGTTCTCTCTGACCCCACAAAATGAACAGGAATCGAAACCACCTTGGTCGGTGCTCTGTTGTAAAGTGGACCCCACGTTGTTCTGCTGTTGTTCATTTGCA is part of the Cicer arietinum cultivar CDC Frontier isolate Library 1 unplaced genomic scaffold, Cicar.CDCFrontier_v2.0 Ca_scaffold_5176_v2.0, whole genome shotgun sequence genome and harbors:
- the LOC101489192 gene encoding BAG family molecular chaperone regulator 5, mitochondrial-like; protein product: MNNSRTTWGPLYNRAPTKVVSIPVHFVGSERTRTNSATNIQRVARGFLVRKSVKKMLKMKVELEEIEINVNGEETLKLLKKDQKERLRIGETIMNLLLKLDCVRVFQCYALREFRKSLIKRVIFLQEFVDQIQMVGPTYEDDIVKGNFVGVEEKEDVG